Proteins from one Gimesia maris genomic window:
- the plsX gene encoding phosphate acyltransferase PlsX has product MRIALDAMGGDYAPEPNITGAIVALQADPALNVVLVGPQDLLEAQVAASGYNGDRLSIVHASQVVGMEEKPTDAMRQKPDSSISVCWKLMAAREVDAVVSAGNTGAVVASGLKTRLFLKSVKRPGIAVTLPTSAGHAVLMDVGANPSARPSHLYQYAVMGEIYAREVLRIESPKIGLINIGSEDVKGNDLYRDTYRLLNEGPLKDSFVGNVEGRGLYQGEADVLICEGFVGNVVLKVSEGMADFLMKEASRQIIGSLDVERDKAKLAFQEMGKRFRYHETGGAPLLGIDGICIICHGSSDAHSITNALRGSAMFKDRGINSQIADHLVQKPVA; this is encoded by the coding sequence ATGCGGATTGCACTGGATGCAATGGGGGGAGATTATGCCCCTGAACCGAACATAACAGGAGCAATCGTTGCATTGCAGGCGGATCCTGCACTCAATGTCGTTCTGGTAGGTCCACAGGACCTGCTGGAAGCTCAGGTTGCAGCATCGGGCTATAATGGTGATCGTCTTTCGATTGTCCATGCCAGCCAGGTTGTAGGGATGGAGGAAAAACCGACTGACGCCATGCGTCAGAAACCGGACAGCTCTATCTCCGTCTGCTGGAAGCTGATGGCGGCCCGTGAAGTCGATGCGGTTGTCAGCGCGGGAAATACCGGTGCGGTTGTCGCTTCTGGTTTGAAAACCCGACTGTTCCTGAAAAGTGTCAAACGCCCCGGGATTGCAGTGACTTTACCCACCAGTGCCGGCCATGCCGTGCTGATGGATGTCGGTGCGAATCCTTCGGCCCGACCTTCTCATCTCTACCAGTATGCTGTGATGGGTGAGATTTATGCCCGCGAAGTATTGCGGATCGAGTCACCCAAGATTGGCCTGATCAATATCGGCAGTGAAGACGTGAAGGGGAATGATCTCTATCGTGACACATATCGCCTGCTGAATGAGGGGCCGCTGAAAGACAGCTTTGTAGGTAATGTCGAAGGGCGCGGTCTGTATCAGGGGGAAGCTGACGTATTAATCTGTGAAGGTTTCGTCGGCAATGTGGTGTTGAAGGTGAGTGAGGGGATGGCTGATTTTCTGATGAAAGAAGCTTCCCGGCAGATCATCGGCAGTCTTGATGTCGAGCGAGATAAGGCCAAGCTGGCCTTTCAGGAGATGGGTAAGCGGTTCCGCTACCATGAAACCGGCGGGGCGCCATTACTCGGTATTGACGGGATTTGTATCATCTGTCACGGTTCCAGTGATGCCCACTCGATCACAAATGCATTGAGGGGGAGTGCCATGTTCAAGGATCGTGGCATCAATTCGCAGATCGCCGATCATCTGGTGCAGAAGCCTGTTGCCTGA
- the fabD gene encoding ACP S-malonyltransferase: MSRIAFLFPGQGAQHVGMGKTIAENYPAARELYHRASEILEYDLAKLCFEGPSAELDSTVISQPALFVTSLAALEMLRADSPDKVLACEMAAGLSLGEYTALVFAGAMSFEDGLRVVQRRGEAMQAAADANPSGMVSILLLDREKVAEICQSASSAGKIWIANYLCPGNIVLSGENSACELAAELAEQEGGRAIPLAVAGAFHTEIMKPADSRLSEALAGVGLKKPEIPVISNVDAEIHEEPDEIRELLVRQVISPVLWEDSLRTMLAAGFDEFYEIGPGKVLKGLMKRVDRKISCETVNDS; encoded by the coding sequence GTGAGCAGAATCGCTTTTTTATTTCCCGGACAGGGTGCTCAGCATGTCGGGATGGGTAAAACGATTGCCGAAAATTATCCGGCTGCCCGGGAGCTGTATCATCGTGCTTCCGAAATTCTGGAATACGATCTGGCAAAACTCTGTTTTGAAGGTCCCAGTGCAGAACTGGACTCAACGGTCATCAGTCAACCTGCTTTGTTTGTGACCAGCCTGGCCGCTCTGGAAATGTTGCGTGCAGATTCTCCTGATAAAGTTCTGGCTTGCGAGATGGCAGCTGGATTGAGCCTGGGAGAATATACTGCCCTGGTTTTTGCGGGAGCCATGAGTTTTGAAGACGGGCTGCGTGTTGTGCAGCGCCGTGGCGAAGCGATGCAGGCAGCCGCAGATGCGAATCCGTCCGGGATGGTCAGTATCCTGTTGCTGGATCGGGAGAAGGTGGCCGAGATCTGTCAGTCCGCATCATCTGCGGGTAAGATCTGGATTGCCAATTATCTCTGCCCTGGAAATATTGTTCTGTCTGGGGAAAACAGTGCCTGCGAACTGGCAGCGGAGCTGGCCGAGCAGGAGGGGGGCCGGGCGATTCCTTTGGCGGTGGCAGGGGCATTCCATACGGAAATCATGAAGCCGGCGGACAGTCGCCTGTCAGAAGCGCTGGCAGGAGTCGGTCTGAAGAAACCGGAAATTCCCGTGATTTCCAACGTAGACGCAGAAATTCACGAAGAACCGGATGAAATTCGCGAATTGCTGGTACGACAGGTGATCAGCCCGGTGCTCTGGGAGGATTCCCTGCGGACGATGCTGGCGGCCGGGTTTGATGAGTTTTATGAAATTGGTCCTGGTAAGGTTCTGAAGGGATTGATGAAACGCGTGGATCGAAAAATTTCCTGTGAAACGGTCAACGATTCATAG
- a CDS encoding tetratricopeptide repeat protein has translation MSRLLLLLILCAGIPLPASAQPPAATNDPYAQQKIQADQAQQQGDYAKSIALTSQILQQKPDDHVAYYLRASARVEAGRAQGNVQSIREGVADAREAIRHSRNQNINYYLPYLYGMMNLAVMENKKSHAETALTVANQVLARPELTPEEKANFHYQRGMIYLPLNKPQEAAQDFTETIKLSPDHFAALLALPDAYALAGNNEMALASFNQVIQKQPNSPVVYNNRAMFYQQQGKLQEAINDFSRAIQIEPKYHHAITNRGFAYLEGGKPDTAEADLTQSLSIEPNQPFVLGMRGEARLLQGKITEAIADQKKAVQMDPQNPALHSDLGFSYFFNKEYPSALSEFKLAAQLAPEQMKVLDPWVYLAMVQSNQKSAADARFQSAIAKKPDDRDSVDNLLLFLMGAISNTELLDSIDQKDVERAKAQICEAYFFIGQKALLAGDSATASQNFQASLNTNMKGLSAYRGAQYALKKF, from the coding sequence ATGTCTCGCCTTTTACTTTTGCTGATTCTTTGCGCTGGAATCCCGCTCCCTGCATCTGCTCAACCCCCCGCTGCTACAAACGACCCTTATGCTCAACAGAAAATCCAGGCCGACCAGGCACAGCAGCAAGGGGACTACGCAAAATCGATCGCACTCACTTCGCAAATCCTGCAGCAGAAACCCGATGACCATGTTGCCTATTACCTGCGAGCCAGCGCCCGTGTCGAAGCAGGCCGCGCACAGGGCAACGTCCAGTCCATTCGCGAAGGAGTAGCCGACGCACGTGAGGCAATCCGGCACAGTCGAAACCAGAACATAAATTACTACCTGCCTTACCTGTACGGGATGATGAACCTGGCCGTCATGGAAAACAAGAAAAGCCATGCAGAGACGGCATTGACCGTCGCAAACCAGGTCCTGGCCCGTCCGGAACTCACTCCGGAAGAAAAAGCCAACTTCCACTACCAGCGCGGCATGATCTACCTGCCATTAAACAAACCGCAGGAAGCAGCACAGGATTTTACAGAAACCATCAAACTGTCACCTGACCACTTTGCAGCACTTCTTGCTTTGCCTGACGCCTATGCTCTCGCCGGGAATAACGAGATGGCCCTGGCGAGCTTCAATCAGGTCATTCAGAAACAACCCAATTCTCCGGTCGTCTATAACAACCGGGCCATGTTTTACCAGCAGCAGGGAAAGCTCCAGGAAGCCATCAATGACTTCTCCCGGGCGATCCAGATCGAACCGAAGTACCATCATGCAATTACGAACCGGGGGTTTGCCTATCTCGAAGGAGGAAAACCGGACACTGCAGAAGCTGACCTGACACAATCTTTGTCCATTGAACCCAATCAGCCATTTGTTCTGGGCATGCGCGGTGAGGCACGACTCCTGCAGGGGAAAATCACCGAAGCGATTGCGGACCAGAAAAAAGCAGTTCAGATGGACCCGCAAAACCCTGCCCTACACTCCGACCTGGGGTTCTCCTATTTCTTTAACAAAGAATACCCCTCTGCTTTATCCGAATTCAAACTGGCTGCACAGCTGGCTCCGGAACAGATGAAAGTCCTCGATCCCTGGGTTTACCTGGCGATGGTCCAGAGCAATCAGAAATCTGCCGCCGATGCCCGGTTCCAGTCGGCTATCGCCAAAAAACCGGACGATCGCGACTCCGTTGACAACCTGCTTTTGTTTTTGATGGGGGCTATTTCGAACACGGAACTGCTCGACTCCATCGATCAGAAAGATGTAGAACGGGCGAAAGCACAAATCTGTGAAGCCTACTTTTTCATTGGACAGAAAGCACTTCTGGCTGGCGACTCGGCAACCGCTTCCCAGAATTTCCAGGCCTCACTGAATACAAACATGAAGGGCCTCTCCGCTTATCGTGGTGCCCAGTATGCCCTGAAGAAATTTTAA
- the rpmF gene encoding 50S ribosomal protein L32: MAVPKRRMSKSNSRKRRSHNSVKASKPTYCPQCGTASPSHAICPHCGFYQGRTIVDTED, from the coding sequence ATGGCAGTTCCTAAAAGACGGATGTCAAAATCCAATTCTCGTAAGAGACGCAGTCATAATAGTGTGAAGGCAAGTAAGCCCACCTATTGCCCACAATGTGGTACCGCGTCCCCTTCTCATGCCATTTGCCCTCATTGTGGTTTCTATCAGGGGCGAACCATCGTTGATACTGAGGACTAG
- a CDS encoding beta-ketoacyl-[acyl-carrier-protein] synthase family protein — protein sequence MNTESKRRILITGMGILSPIGIGVQAFQDSLMTGKSGVKKSELYSHLAAPDVCVAEVSDFNATTIKKEYLKQQRKSLKVMCREIQLGVASANLAMDDSALDLSAVDSERFGIEFGANLMLSPPEVLVGACMAASEGHEFQYQRWGGEGLAKMEPLWLLKYLPNMPACHIGIIIDARGPNNSITHAEASGNLVLGEAQRVIERGWADVMVAGVTGTRVHEVKSIHAKFWDQLADSPAEFEKRSRPFDKARSGQVLGEAACSLLLEEKSHAEQRGAKVWGEVLGTGASCVVKRDGSVDTKTAIANAIRLALKRADVEVGDIGHINAHGLGEQVIDVQEYLAIQDIFGDKATQIPVTALKSYFGNSGSACGIVEASGSLVGLKQGVIPATLNYETPDPDCPLNVVRNEPLPTDNKLFLKISTTTFGQASASVICGV from the coding sequence ATGAATACAGAATCAAAGCGGCGAATTCTGATAACGGGTATGGGGATTCTCAGCCCGATCGGAATCGGAGTGCAAGCATTTCAAGACAGCCTGATGACCGGAAAGTCAGGAGTCAAAAAATCCGAACTCTATTCTCATCTGGCAGCTCCTGATGTCTGCGTTGCGGAAGTATCCGATTTCAATGCGACCACGATTAAAAAAGAGTATTTGAAACAGCAGCGAAAGAGTCTCAAGGTCATGTGCCGCGAGATTCAACTGGGGGTTGCTTCTGCTAACCTGGCGATGGATGATTCCGCGCTGGATCTTTCAGCGGTCGACAGCGAACGTTTTGGGATCGAGTTCGGTGCCAATCTGATGCTCAGTCCTCCTGAAGTTCTGGTAGGAGCCTGTATGGCTGCTTCCGAGGGGCACGAATTCCAGTATCAACGCTGGGGTGGAGAAGGCCTGGCCAAAATGGAACCATTGTGGCTGCTGAAATATCTGCCGAACATGCCTGCCTGTCATATTGGAATCATTATTGACGCCCGGGGCCCTAACAACTCGATAACGCATGCAGAAGCATCTGGAAATCTTGTGCTGGGTGAAGCTCAACGCGTGATTGAACGGGGCTGGGCAGATGTTATGGTTGCTGGTGTGACCGGAACCCGGGTCCACGAAGTGAAATCCATTCACGCAAAGTTCTGGGATCAGCTGGCAGATTCCCCTGCGGAATTTGAGAAGCGTTCGCGTCCATTTGACAAGGCGCGAAGCGGGCAGGTCCTGGGTGAAGCAGCCTGTTCTCTCTTGCTGGAAGAAAAATCACACGCAGAGCAGCGGGGGGCAAAGGTCTGGGGTGAAGTTCTGGGTACAGGGGCTTCGTGCGTAGTAAAACGGGATGGCTCGGTAGATACCAAAACAGCGATCGCCAATGCCATCAGATTGGCATTGAAAAGAGCTGATGTGGAAGTGGGTGATATCGGACATATCAACGCCCATGGCCTGGGTGAGCAGGTAATTGACGTCCAGGAATATCTTGCCATTCAGGATATTTTTGGTGACAAGGCCACTCAAATTCCCGTGACTGCCCTGAAGAGTTACTTTGGTAATTCTGGTTCTGCCTGCGGTATTGTGGAAGCCAGCGGATCTCTGGTTGGCTTGAAGCAGGGCGTGATTCCCGCGACCTTGAACTATGAAACACCCGATCCCGACTGCCCGTTAAACGTGGTTCGGAATGAGCCCCTGCCTACAGATAACAAACTGTTTCTAAAGATCAGTACCACCACCTTTGGTCAGGCCAGTGCTTCTGTCATTTGTGGTGTCTGA
- the acpP gene encoding acyl carrier protein, with the protein MSIEEKVVGIVSEQLGHPKEDITLDSKFIDDLKADSLDIVELVMEFEDEFDVTIPDDDYDKIKTVGDVVGYITEKAS; encoded by the coding sequence GTGTCAATTGAAGAAAAAGTGGTTGGTATCGTTAGCGAGCAATTAGGCCATCCCAAAGAAGATATTACGCTGGACAGCAAGTTTATCGACGACCTCAAGGCCGATTCTCTGGACATTGTAGAACTCGTTATGGAATTCGAAGACGAGTTTGATGTGACCATTCCTGATGACGACTATGACAAAATCAAAACCGTCGGCGATGTAGTTGGCTACATCACTGAAAAGGCGAGCTGA
- the nusA gene encoding transcription termination factor NusA — translation MDGKEVLRIVDAIQRDKSIDKEIVFGGIEQAILSAARRHFGDDHELSVDIDRDTGEPTVLCDGDKLGKDILGEILGRVAAQTAKQVMIQKIREAERDTVFDEYMEMQYQSVSGTVSRVEGGAVLVNLGKIEGILPRGEQIPGESFRVNDRVRAVVLDVRKAGSRVKVILSRTHPDMVRRLFELEIPEVADRIIDVRSLAREAGYRSKVAVSCIDSSIDCVGACVGMRGARIKNIVDELAGERIDIVRWNDSLQVLVPNSLQPAEVEDVILCPMLGRVIVLVRDDQLPLAIGRKGQNVRLASKLVGWDIEVMTQTELDEQLDKTVEAFSSIPGVSEELAESLVSQGFFSYYDLSVIEPDQLAELGGLTAEQCEQIVEVADRESERVEAEEEAMRIAQKNPAAAVAKESDTPESEEEKQSEPVVAEPEPAVAEPEPAVAEPEPVVAENEAVEETAVDVNDTENAEEADETTVPDEVPVEEPVNVENSPEESTEKQE, via the coding sequence ATGGACGGTAAGGAAGTTCTCCGGATTGTTGATGCCATTCAACGCGATAAAAGTATCGATAAAGAGATCGTGTTTGGTGGAATTGAACAGGCCATCCTGTCGGCTGCGCGTCGTCACTTTGGAGATGACCATGAGCTTTCTGTAGACATTGACCGAGATACAGGCGAACCAACCGTTCTTTGTGATGGCGACAAACTGGGTAAGGACATTCTGGGCGAAATTCTGGGGCGAGTCGCGGCACAGACAGCTAAGCAGGTCATGATTCAGAAAATTCGTGAAGCAGAACGCGATACGGTTTTTGATGAATACATGGAGATGCAGTACCAGTCGGTTTCGGGGACCGTTTCCCGTGTCGAAGGTGGTGCGGTGCTGGTCAACCTGGGTAAAATTGAAGGAATTCTGCCGCGAGGCGAACAGATCCCTGGCGAGTCTTTCCGTGTGAATGACCGTGTACGTGCAGTTGTTTTGGATGTTCGTAAAGCGGGTAGTCGCGTCAAGGTGATTCTTTCACGAACTCACCCTGATATGGTACGCCGGTTATTTGAACTCGAAATCCCGGAAGTGGCCGATCGGATTATTGATGTGCGTTCGCTGGCGCGGGAAGCCGGATATCGCTCTAAAGTCGCTGTGTCCTGTATTGACAGCAGTATCGACTGTGTTGGTGCCTGTGTCGGCATGCGGGGAGCCCGGATTAAAAATATTGTTGACGAGTTGGCTGGCGAGCGGATCGACATCGTTCGCTGGAACGACTCGTTGCAGGTGCTGGTGCCGAATTCACTCCAGCCTGCGGAAGTGGAAGATGTCATTTTGTGCCCGATGCTGGGCCGCGTGATCGTATTGGTTCGAGACGATCAGTTGCCTCTGGCGATTGGCCGTAAAGGTCAGAACGTGCGTCTGGCCTCCAAACTGGTCGGTTGGGACATTGAAGTCATGACGCAAACGGAGCTGGACGAGCAACTGGATAAAACAGTGGAAGCGTTCTCTTCAATCCCGGGCGTGTCTGAAGAACTGGCGGAGAGCCTGGTTTCACAGGGTTTCTTCAGTTACTACGATCTGTCTGTGATTGAGCCGGACCAACTGGCAGAACTGGGTGGCCTGACAGCCGAGCAGTGTGAACAGATTGTCGAAGTGGCGGACCGGGAAAGTGAACGTGTCGAAGCAGAAGAAGAAGCAATGCGAATTGCTCAGAAGAATCCGGCTGCCGCAGTTGCTAAGGAGTCGGATACGCCTGAATCCGAAGAAGAGAAGCAGTCAGAACCGGTTGTTGCAGAACCAGAACCGGCAGTTGCAGAACCAGAACCGGCAGTTGCAGAACCAGAACCGGTTGTTGCAGAAAATGAGGCGGTTGAAGAAACCGCTGTTGATGTAAATGATACAGAGAATGCCGAAGAGGCAGACGAAACGACTGTTCCTGATGAAGTACCAGTTGAGGAACCGGTGAATGTAGAAAATTCTCCGGAAGAATCGACCGAGAAGCAGGAATAG
- the fabF gene encoding beta-ketoacyl-ACP synthase II produces MRRRVVVTGVSVVTALGLDVSEFWDKLCAGKSGIGPLERFDCSDYKVRFGGEIKDFNASEYTNISAKDLKRVDRFVQFALVGAHIAYRQAQLEEFEGDPYRRGVLVGSGIGGLNEIESQHDRLYNQGPARVSPFMIPKLMVNAASGNISVTYELKGPNSAVATACASATNAIGDAFKLIQHDVADIMITGGSEAAVTPMGLSGFARMNALSTRNDDPQSASRPFDRDRDGFVMAEGAGIIVLEEYEHAKKRGVPILAEVIGYGMSADGTHMTAPDPEGRGAARAMLHAIKDAGVNPEDIDYINTHGTSTPLGDVAETAAINTVFNSHVKQMPVSSTKGHLGHLLGASGGVEFVVGVKALQEQVAPPTINLDNPDEQCNLDYIPNEPREMKLNRVMKNSFGFGGHNACLILQKAP; encoded by the coding sequence ATGCGCAGGAGAGTTGTCGTTACCGGAGTATCTGTTGTAACGGCTCTGGGTTTAGATGTCTCAGAGTTCTGGGACAAGTTATGCGCTGGTAAAAGTGGTATTGGTCCGCTGGAACGCTTTGACTGCTCAGACTACAAAGTTCGTTTTGGCGGCGAGATCAAGGATTTCAATGCCAGCGAATATACGAATATCTCAGCGAAAGATCTGAAGCGTGTTGACCGGTTTGTGCAGTTCGCTCTGGTAGGCGCTCATATTGCTTATCGTCAGGCTCAACTCGAAGAGTTTGAAGGTGATCCTTATCGCAGAGGAGTTCTGGTCGGCAGTGGTATTGGCGGTCTGAATGAAATCGAAAGTCAGCATGATCGTCTATACAACCAGGGACCGGCACGTGTTTCTCCCTTTATGATTCCGAAGCTGATGGTCAATGCCGCCAGCGGGAATATTTCGGTGACTTACGAGTTAAAGGGACCGAACAGCGCTGTGGCAACGGCCTGTGCTTCCGCGACCAATGCGATCGGGGATGCATTCAAGCTGATCCAGCATGACGTTGCCGACATCATGATTACAGGCGGCAGTGAAGCCGCGGTGACCCCGATGGGGTTATCTGGTTTTGCCCGTATGAATGCCCTGTCGACACGTAACGATGATCCGCAGTCAGCCAGTCGTCCCTTCGATCGTGATCGAGATGGGTTTGTCATGGCTGAAGGGGCCGGCATCATCGTGCTCGAAGAGTACGAACATGCAAAAAAACGGGGAGTTCCCATTCTCGCAGAAGTCATCGGTTATGGCATGTCTGCAGATGGGACTCACATGACAGCGCCTGATCCGGAAGGACGGGGGGCTGCCCGTGCCATGCTGCATGCGATTAAAGATGCCGGTGTCAATCCAGAGGATATTGACTATATCAATACGCATGGGACGAGTACTCCGCTCGGCGATGTGGCAGAAACAGCTGCGATCAATACCGTTTTCAATTCACATGTGAAACAGATGCCAGTGTCGAGTACAAAGGGGCATCTGGGTCATCTGCTGGGGGCATCAGGGGGTGTTGAGTTTGTTGTGGGGGTGAAAGCATTGCAGGAGCAGGTAGCACCTCCGACGATCAATCTCGATAATCCGGACGAGCAGTGTAATCTGGATTACATTCCCAATGAGCCCCGTGAAATGAAGCTGAACAGGGTAATGAAGAACAGTTTCGGGTTCGGCGGGCATAACGCCTGTCTGATTCTGCAGAAGGCGCCTTAG